A genomic region of [Eubacterium] eligens ATCC 27750 contains the following coding sequences:
- a CDS encoding peptidoglycan D,D-transpeptidase FtsI family protein: MDNTSEARRKKMMRRKRAMLKRTHRRINVTFIIVFVLLLALGVRIFMINYTHGEEYSQAVLNHQTYTSTTIPYMRGNITASDGTVLAYSEKVYNLILDVKSVTSEDGKYLNNTIDALVKCFGLDKDNIKKTINDNPSSQYQKLLKELTSDEIAEFNELKAQKNSNIYGVWFEESYVRKYPFSTLACDVIGFASNVNGGELGLESQYDDELSGTDGVTYSYVDEDLNAVETTKAAVNGNNIITTIDYNVQSIIEKYMAAYNQEKPSKNTAIVVMNPKNGEILGMASYPQFDLNNPRNLANVYSEEQLASMSDTDVTNALYQLWTNYCVSESYEPGSTYKPFTIAAGLEEGVVHDGDTYECKGYEYVGPDMIKCHSYSTTGSHGVLTLSQSLENSCNPYMINIAIKLGNVRFAQYEKMFGFGAKTGVDLPGEATGIMYDENKITTIDAATNSFGQNVNVNMIQMLSAYSSLINDGKYYQPHIVKRIESANGEVVKENSPVLVRQTVTASTSKYLRKYLENTVELGTAHKAYIEGYSIAGKTGTAQKIPRADLKWVISFIGHAPADDPKFAIYIVLDEPDGTTGTSGSTSDALILAKDIMTELLPYMNVYKDTDEPYVDLGNAPEESGVSDVPVSEPAAATTGSN; this comes from the coding sequence ATGGACAATACCAGTGAAGCAAGAAGAAAGAAAATGATGCGCAGGAAACGCGCAATGCTTAAGAGGACACACAGAAGAATTAATGTTACATTTATAATAGTATTTGTATTATTACTTGCACTTGGTGTAAGGATATTTATGATTAACTATACACATGGGGAGGAATATTCCCAGGCGGTGCTTAATCATCAGACATATACATCAACTACAATTCCTTATATGCGTGGTAATATTACTGCAAGTGACGGAACAGTTCTGGCATATAGTGAGAAGGTGTATAATCTGATACTTGATGTAAAGAGTGTGACATCAGAGGACGGAAAATATCTTAATAATACAATAGATGCATTGGTAAAATGTTTTGGTCTTGATAAAGATAATATAAAAAAAACAATCAATGATAATCCTTCAAGCCAGTATCAGAAGCTGCTTAAGGAGCTGACATCAGATGAAATAGCGGAATTTAACGAACTTAAGGCACAGAAGAACAGTAATATATACGGTGTCTGGTTTGAGGAAAGCTATGTGAGGAAATATCCGTTTAGTACTCTTGCATGTGATGTTATAGGCTTTGCTTCTAATGTAAATGGAGGAGAACTTGGTCTTGAAAGCCAGTATGACGATGAGCTTTCAGGAACAGACGGAGTTACATACAGCTATGTTGACGAAGACCTTAATGCAGTAGAAACGACAAAGGCAGCAGTTAACGGTAACAATATTATTACAACAATTGATTATAATGTGCAGTCCATAATAGAGAAATATATGGCTGCATATAATCAGGAAAAACCATCTAAGAATACAGCAATTGTTGTTATGAATCCTAAGAATGGTGAGATTCTAGGAATGGCAAGCTATCCACAGTTTGACCTTAATAATCCCAGAAATCTTGCAAATGTATATTCTGAGGAGCAGCTTGCGTCAATGTCAGATACAGATGTAACCAATGCATTGTATCAGTTATGGACTAATTATTGTGTATCAGAGTCATATGAGCCGGGTTCAACTTATAAGCCATTCACTATTGCTGCGGGTCTTGAAGAAGGCGTTGTGCATGATGGAGATACTTATGAATGTAAGGGATATGAGTATGTTGGTCCTGATATGATTAAATGCCACTCATATTCAACAACAGGAAGCCATGGTGTTCTTACATTGTCGCAGTCATTGGAAAATTCATGTAATCCTTATATGATTAATATTGCAATAAAGCTTGGTAATGTCAGATTTGCACAGTATGAGAAAATGTTTGGATTTGGCGCAAAGACTGGTGTAGACCTTCCTGGTGAAGCTACGGGTATTATGTATGATGAGAATAAGATAACAACGATAGATGCTGCAACCAATTCATTTGGACAGAATGTTAATGTTAATATGATACAGATGCTGTCAGCGTATAGTTCTCTTATTAATGATGGCAAGTATTATCAGCCACATATAGTTAAGAGAATAGAATCAGCGAATGGAGAAGTTGTTAAAGAAAATTCACCTGTTCTTGTAAGACAGACTGTTACGGCTTCAACATCAAAGTATCTTAGAAAATATCTGGAAAATACAGTAGAATTAGGAACAGCACATAAGGCGTATATAGAGGGGTATTCTATTGCAGGAAAGACTGGTACTGCACAGAAGATTCCAAGAGCTGACCTTAAGTGGGTTATCTCATTTATAGGGCATGCTCCGGCAGATGATCCTAAATTTGCAATATATATTGTTCTTGATGAACCTGATGGAACTACTGGTACATCGGGAAGTACATCAGATGCACTTATACTTGCAAAAGATATTATGACGGAGCTGCTGCCTTATATGAATGTGTATAAGGATACAGATGAGCCATATGTTGATCTGGGAAATGCACCGGAGGAATCAGGCGTTTCAGATGTTCCTGTTTCGGAACCGGCTGCAGCTACGACAGGCAGCAACTAA
- the rsgA gene encoding ribosome small subunit-dependent GTPase A produces MQGKIIKGIAGFYYIHVEASGIYECKAKGIFRNRHIKPLVGDNVEIEVIDKDNFKGNVVDILPRKNELIRPASANIDQAMVIFAVKTPEPNFNLLDKFILMMNYQDVPTVVCFNKEELADDEYKNELKKKYEGCGCECIFISAKNNIGIDRIMEVLKGKTTVLAGPSGVGKSTLTNLLIPDMEEQGEVSQTGEVSRIGRGRHTTRHSEIYNVCKETYICDTPGFTSLNLPDVEKEDLRFYFEEFVPFEGKCRFNGCMHVSEPGCAVKQAVENGIINYDRYKSYTDIFEEIKNKKKY; encoded by the coding sequence ATGCAGGGAAAGATAATTAAAGGTATCGCTGGTTTCTACTATATACATGTAGAAGCCAGCGGTATTTATGAATGTAAGGCAAAAGGAATATTCAGAAACCGACACATTAAACCACTGGTTGGTGATAATGTGGAGATTGAGGTTATTGATAAAGATAATTTCAAGGGAAATGTGGTGGACATCCTTCCAAGAAAGAACGAACTTATAAGACCAGCTTCTGCTAATATCGACCAGGCAATGGTTATATTTGCAGTAAAGACGCCAGAACCTAATTTTAATCTGCTTGATAAATTCATTCTTATGATGAATTATCAGGATGTTCCGACAGTTGTATGTTTCAATAAAGAAGAACTGGCTGATGATGAATATAAGAATGAATTAAAGAAAAAGTATGAGGGGTGTGGATGTGAATGCATATTTATAAGTGCAAAGAATAATATTGGCATTGACAGGATAATGGAAGTACTGAAAGGAAAGACAACAGTACTTGCAGGCCCTTCAGGAGTTGGCAAATCAACACTTACCAATCTGCTTATACCGGACATGGAAGAGCAGGGAGAAGTCAGCCAGACAGGAGAAGTAAGCAGGATAGGCCGAGGAAGGCATACTACAAGACATTCCGAGATATACAATGTATGCAAGGAAACATATATATGTGATACGCCGGGATTTACATCACTTAATCTTCCGGATGTTGAGAAAGAAGATTTAAGATTTTACTTTGAAGAGTTTGTACCATTTGAAGGAAAGTGCAGATTCAATGGATGCATGCATGTAAGCGAACCGGGATGTGCGGTAAAACAGGCAGTTGAAAATGGAATTATTAATTATGACAGATACAAGTCATATACAGATATATTTGAAGAAATAAAGAACAAGAAGAAGTACTAG
- a CDS encoding peptidoglycan D,D-transpeptidase FtsI family protein, protein MKDNDTFGWLSTSHRKKLVLMIAAILMVCILECVRLGVIMTVKSEYYMQKADELHQRERRIKAKRGRILDRNGEILAANEVVCTVSVIHSQIEDEDKVIKVLAGELDMDVEEVTKKVKKVSSMEYIKTNVAKDIGDAIREYDLPGVKIDEDYKRVYPYNELASKVLGFTGADNQGILGLEAKYDTYLSGTNGQILTLSDAGGIEIKGSREDRILPVDGQDLYTTLDVNIQKYATQLAWETMVKKEAKQVSIIVMRPDNGEILAMANVPEYNLNSPYELNYEPDEEETQKDKMDLLNNMWRNFCINDTYEPGSIFKTVTATAALETGVVGLNDSFTCSGATVVSDRRIRCHKTTGHGTQDFTHTVYNSCNPAFVEWGRRVGTDNMYLYMGKLGLLAKTGIDLSGEAGTIIHKQENVGAVELATMSFGQSFQITPVQMLRAVSAIVNGGRLVTPHFGLYTGSSDGSVVNEFAYSTQDEAISSQTSETMKKILEGVVSEGGGTKAYIDGYSIGGKTATSQKLPRGSGKYISSFIGFAPADNPQVIAMCLIDEPTGVYYGGTIAAPVVKTLYENILPYIGIERSVQLEKNDD, encoded by the coding sequence ATGAAGGATAATGACACATTTGGCTGGCTCAGCACCAGTCATAGAAAAAAGCTTGTGTTAATGATAGCTGCAATCCTTATGGTTTGTATTCTTGAATGCGTAAGGCTTGGCGTTATTATGACGGTAAAGTCAGAGTATTATATGCAAAAGGCTGATGAGCTGCATCAACGGGAGAGAAGAATTAAGGCAAAGAGAGGAAGGATTCTTGACAGAAATGGCGAAATACTTGCAGCTAATGAAGTGGTATGTACAGTTTCTGTAATACATAGTCAGATAGAGGACGAAGATAAGGTTATAAAAGTGCTTGCAGGTGAACTTGATATGGATGTGGAGGAAGTGACTAAGAAAGTAAAAAAAGTATCCTCTATGGAATATATTAAGACAAATGTGGCAAAGGATATCGGAGATGCAATAAGGGAATACGACCTGCCGGGTGTAAAGATTGACGAGGATTATAAGCGGGTATATCCGTATAATGAACTGGCTTCCAAAGTACTTGGCTTTACTGGTGCTGATAATCAGGGAATACTTGGGCTGGAAGCTAAATATGACACATATCTGTCAGGTACTAATGGTCAGATTCTTACACTGTCTGATGCAGGGGGGATTGAGATAAAGGGCAGCCGGGAAGATCGTATTCTACCGGTTGACGGACAGGATCTGTATACAACGCTTGATGTTAATATACAGAAATATGCAACCCAGCTTGCATGGGAGACTATGGTAAAGAAAGAGGCAAAACAGGTAAGCATAATTGTAATGCGTCCGGATAATGGAGAGATACTTGCCATGGCAAATGTTCCGGAATACAATCTTAATTCTCCGTATGAGCTTAATTATGAGCCTGATGAGGAAGAGACACAGAAGGATAAGATGGATCTTCTTAATAATATGTGGCGGAATTTCTGCATAAATGATACATATGAACCAGGCTCAATATTTAAGACGGTTACTGCAACAGCAGCACTTGAGACAGGCGTGGTGGGTTTAAATGATTCTTTCACATGTTCAGGTGCAACAGTTGTTTCTGACAGAAGAATAAGATGTCACAAAACAACAGGACATGGAACACAGGATTTTACACATACAGTGTATAATTCGTGTAATCCGGCATTTGTTGAATGGGGCAGAAGAGTCGGTACTGATAATATGTATCTGTACATGGGTAAGCTTGGACTTCTTGCAAAGACAGGAATAGATCTGTCAGGAGAGGCAGGAACGATTATTCATAAGCAGGAAAATGTAGGTGCGGTTGAGCTTGCCACAATGTCATTCGGACAGTCTTTCCAGATAACACCCGTTCAGATGTTAAGGGCTGTCTCGGCAATTGTAAATGGTGGAAGACTTGTTACACCACATTTTGGCTTATACACAGGTTCATCAGATGGTTCAGTGGTAAATGAATTTGCATATTCAACACAGGATGAGGCAATATCATCCCAAACGAGTGAAACGATGAAAAAGATTCTTGAGGGTGTAGTGTCAGAAGGCGGAGGAACGAAAGCATATATTGACGGCTATTCAATAGGAGGAAAAACGGCAACATCACAGAAGCTGCCAAGAGGTTCAGGAAAATATATTTCATCATTCATAGGTTTTGCTCCGGCTGATAATCCACAGGTTATAGCGATGTGCTTAATTGATGAACCAACAGGCGTATATTATGGTGGAACGATTGCTGCTCCTGTTGTTAAGACACTGTATGAAAATATATTGCCGTATATTGGTATAGAAAGGTCAGTTCAACTTGAAAAAAACGATGATTGA
- a CDS encoding FtsB/FtsL family cell division protein, with protein MEKRRNVVNHRTTEYQYGSAVRKLQSVPEIHTYEHERRIEEQEQERRQRRREIRRNNRVNLVYTTVLAICATAVFAICYQYLNLQSDIKTNSTAVVELQNQLNSLKAENNSHESEINAGIDYNAIYDTAVNELGMVYPGRSQVIGYDSKESEYVKQYKDISK; from the coding sequence TTGGAGAAGAGAAGAAATGTTGTAAATCACAGGACAACTGAATATCAGTATGGAAGTGCAGTAAGAAAGCTGCAGTCTGTTCCAGAAATACATACTTATGAGCATGAAAGAAGAATTGAGGAGCAGGAGCAGGAGAGAAGACAAAGAAGAAGAGAGATAAGAAGAAATAACAGGGTTAACCTTGTGTATACTACAGTACTTGCTATCTGTGCAACAGCAGTATTTGCAATCTGCTACCAGTATCTTAATCTCCAGTCAGACATTAAGACTAACAGTACTGCTGTAGTTGAACTTCAGAATCAGCTTAATTCACTTAAGGCAGAGAATAACAGCCATGAATCAGAGATTAATGCAGGAATTGATTATAATGCAATATATGATACAGCTGTCAATGAACTTGGTATGGTATATCCAGGCAGAAGCCAGGTAATCGGTTACGATTCAAAGGAAAGTGAATATGTAAAGCAGTATAAGGATATCTCAAAATAA
- the mraZ gene encoding division/cell wall cluster transcriptional repressor MraZ produces the protein MLMGEYNHTIDAKGRLIVPAKFREVLGDEFVVTKGLDNCLFVYPNDEWQKFEEKLQTLPLTNKNARQFTRFFLAGAASVEVDKQGRILLPSVLREFAGLEKDVVLVGVASRIEIWSKDRWLQSISTYDDDMDEVAANMESLGFSI, from the coding sequence ATGTTGATGGGCGAATACAACCATACAATAGATGCTAAAGGCAGACTAATCGTACCAGCTAAGTTCCGTGAGGTTCTGGGAGATGAATTCGTGGTTACCAAAGGTCTTGATAACTGCCTGTTTGTCTATCCGAATGATGAATGGCAGAAATTCGAAGAAAAGTTACAGACATTACCACTTACCAATAAGAATGCAAGACAGTTTACTAGATTCTTTCTTGCAGGTGCAGCAAGCGTAGAAGTGGATAAGCAGGGCAGAATACTTCTTCCATCAGTATTACGCGAGTTTGCAGGATTGGAAAAAGATGTAGTTTTAGTGGGCGTTGCAAGCAGAATTGAAATCTGGAGCAAAGACCGCTGGCTGCAGAGTATCAGTACCTATGATGATGATATGGATGAAGTAGCAGCTAATATGGAGAGTCTTGGATTTTCTATATAA
- the pknB gene encoding Stk1 family PASTA domain-containing Ser/Thr kinase produces MLRKGMFLADRYEIIEQIGTGGMSDVYKAKCHKLNRFVAIKVMKSEFSEDKTFVSKFRAEAQSVAGFTHPNIVNVYDVGDENGIYYIVMELVEGITLKKYIEKRGRIPFKEAVSIAIQVANGLDAAHKHNIVHRDIKPQNIIISKEGKVKVTDFGIAKVASSSTINSSSTMGSVHYISPEQARGGYSDARSDLYSLGITIFEMLTGTVPFDGDSTVAVAVQHIQDEIPAPSTVTDDIPLSIDRIVLKLTQKKPDRRYQTAAELITDLKKSLVMPDTDFVVMAPLYGASGSAAKVMPANNNPVKDEEDNLSDDMLSDDDFLDDSEDEEDDEQSKNELEDDSDDSDIDDENNDKLDLIMKIIGIGIAVIILIVTIFIIVKLVGSTKSNKRNNESSQTTESSIEHTSTSADDKNKVTVPKVEGMTKDEAIKALNEVGLGYRAVVQNSDTVSEGTVISQGTAAGKKVAKNTQIIITVSGGKEVKNITVPSVTGKTESEARTALEADGFGVDVDYQYSSTVENGKVIKASPSGSVAQGSTITITVSRGKEIKNVTMANLVGMTEGQARQWLQNNGLNVEVLPATTTGTLGNVIHCNYSEGTLVPEGTTVTITVSKKQEQTTKTTEADKNNNTNQGGSSNNNSNGNNNANGNNSNSNNQPNNAEQKPQN; encoded by the coding sequence ATGTTAAGAAAAGGAATGTTTTTAGCAGACAGATATGAAATAATTGAGCAGATTGGTACAGGCGGAATGTCTGATGTCTATAAAGCCAAGTGCCATAAGCTTAACAGATTTGTGGCTATTAAGGTTATGAAGTCGGAATTTAGTGAAGATAAAACATTTGTATCTAAATTCAGAGCAGAGGCACAGTCAGTTGCTGGATTTACACATCCTAATATTGTTAATGTATATGATGTAGGCGACGAGAATGGTATCTATTATATAGTTATGGAGCTTGTTGAGGGTATCACACTTAAGAAGTATATTGAAAAGCGTGGAAGAATACCGTTTAAAGAAGCTGTAAGTATTGCAATTCAGGTTGCTAATGGTCTGGATGCAGCACATAAGCATAATATTGTTCACAGGGATATCAAGCCACAGAATATTATTATATCTAAGGAAGGCAAGGTCAAGGTAACAGACTTTGGAATTGCCAAGGTTGCTTCATCTAGTACAATTAATTCGTCATCAACTATGGGTTCTGTCCATTACATTTCACCTGAACAGGCAAGAGGTGGATATTCTGATGCAAGGAGTGATTTATACTCACTTGGTATTACTATATTTGAAATGCTTACAGGTACAGTGCCGTTTGATGGGGATTCTACAGTTGCAGTTGCAGTGCAGCATATTCAGGATGAAATACCTGCACCTTCTACAGTCACTGATGATATACCGCTCAGCATAGACAGGATAGTACTTAAGCTTACGCAGAAAAAGCCGGATAGAAGATATCAGACAGCGGCAGAACTTATTACTGATTTAAAGAAATCGCTTGTTATGCCAGATACAGATTTTGTTGTTATGGCACCTTTATATGGGGCATCAGGCTCAGCCGCAAAAGTAATGCCTGCTAATAATAATCCGGTTAAGGATGAAGAAGATAATTTATCAGATGACATGTTATCAGATGATGATTTTCTAGATGATTCGGAAGATGAAGAAGATGATGAACAATCTAAGAATGAATTAGAAGATGATAGTGATGATTCTGATATTGACGATGAGAATAATGATAAGCTGGATCTGATTATGAAGATAATAGGTATAGGAATAGCAGTTATTATTCTTATAGTAACTATATTCATAATTGTTAAACTTGTTGGAAGTACGAAATCTAATAAGCGTAATAATGAAAGCTCACAGACAACAGAAAGCTCTATAGAGCATACAAGTACATCAGCTGATGACAAGAATAAAGTTACAGTTCCAAAGGTAGAAGGAATGACAAAGGATGAGGCTATCAAGGCTCTTAATGAGGTTGGACTTGGATATCGTGCAGTGGTACAGAATTCTGATACAGTATCTGAAGGAACAGTTATTTCACAGGGAACAGCGGCTGGAAAGAAGGTTGCTAAAAATACACAGATAATTATTACAGTCAGTGGCGGTAAGGAAGTAAAGAATATTACAGTTCCATCTGTTACTGGAAAGACAGAGAGCGAAGCCAGAACTGCACTTGAGGCTGATGGTTTCGGAGTTGATGTTGATTATCAGTATAGCAGTACAGTTGAGAATGGTAAAGTAATCAAGGCATCACCTTCAGGAAGCGTTGCGCAGGGCTCTACTATAACAATTACTGTAAGTCGAGGAAAAGAAATTAAGAATGTAACAATGGCTAATCTTGTTGGAATGACAGAAGGTCAGGCTAGGCAGTGGCTCCAGAATAATGGCCTTAATGTCGAGGTATTACCTGCAACAACGACTGGAACATTAGGAAATGTTATACATTGTAATTATTCTGAAGGAACTTTAGTTCCAGAGGGAACAACAGTTACAATTACTGTAAGTAAAAAGCAGGAGCAAACAACAAAGACAACTGAAGCTGATAAGAATAACAATACTAATCAGGGTGGCAGTTCGAATAATAATTCGAATGGAAACAATAATGCAAATGGAAATAATTCTAATTCGAATAATCAGCCCAATAATGCAGAACAGAAGCCACAGAATTAA
- the rpe gene encoding ribulose-phosphate 3-epimerase — protein MSDLKKILSPSILSADFKKLGEELETIDKAGAEYVHVDVMDGLFVKSISFGMPVIKSARSATDKVFDVHLMIEEPIRYIEDFVKAGADIITVHVEACKDVVATLEKIKECGVKAAITLNPPTPVSAIEPYLDKVDMVLVMSVNPGFGGQKFIPESLDKVKEIRSLLDAKGLDTDIEIDGGVNAGNLASVLEAGANVIVAGSAIFSGDVADNVKKFKEIMGAW, from the coding sequence ATGAGTGATTTGAAAAAAATTTTGTCACCATCAATATTATCGGCAGACTTCAAGAAATTAGGAGAAGAGCTTGAAACAATTGATAAGGCAGGAGCTGAATATGTTCATGTAGATGTTATGGATGGACTTTTTGTAAAGAGTATTTCATTCGGAATGCCGGTTATTAAGTCAGCAAGAAGTGCAACTGACAAGGTTTTTGATGTACATCTTATGATTGAAGAGCCTATAAGATATATAGAAGACTTTGTTAAGGCAGGCGCTGATATAATTACAGTACATGTTGAAGCGTGTAAGGATGTTGTTGCTACATTAGAAAAGATTAAGGAATGTGGTGTAAAAGCAGCTATAACACTTAATCCTCCGACACCGGTATCAGCAATTGAGCCTTATCTTGATAAGGTAGATATGGTTCTTGTAATGAGCGTTAATCCGGGATTTGGGGGACAGAAGTTTATACCGGAATCACTTGATAAAGTAAAAGAAATAAGAAGTTTATTAGATGCTAAAGGACTTGATACAGATATTGAGATTGATGGTGGGGTGAATGCTGGAAATCTTGCATCAGTTCTTGAGGCAGGTGCTAATGTAATAGTAGCAGGTTCAGCAATATTTTCTGGAGATGTAGCTGATAATGTTAAGAAGTTTAAAGAAATAATGGGCGCGTGGTAA
- the rsmH gene encoding 16S rRNA (cytosine(1402)-N(4))-methyltransferase RsmH has protein sequence MEFKHKSVLLEETIDNLNIKPDGIYVDGTLGGAGHSYQIAKRLTGGGRLIGIDQDADAIAAATERLKEFEERVTIVRNNYCNMDKVLDELGIDKVDGILLDIGVSSYQLDTASRGFTYNVDTALDMRMDQRQEMTAKDLVNTYSEMELFRIIRDYGEDRFAKNIAKHIVAARKEKPIETTFELNEIIKASIPAKVRATGGHPSKRTYQAIRIELNRELDVLENSIDMMIDRLNPQGRLCIITFHSLEDRIVKARFRNNENPCTCPPDFPVCVCGKKSKGKVITRKPIVPGDEELNENQRSKSSKLRVFERI, from the coding sequence ATGGAATTTAAACACAAATCAGTTCTTTTGGAAGAAACAATTGACAATCTGAATATTAAACCTGATGGAATCTATGTTGATGGAACACTTGGCGGTGCAGGACATTCATATCAGATAGCGAAAAGACTTACAGGTGGTGGCAGACTTATAGGTATAGATCAGGACGCGGACGCAATTGCGGCAGCGACAGAAAGACTTAAAGAATTTGAAGAACGCGTAACAATAGTAAGAAATAATTATTGCAATATGGACAAGGTTCTTGATGAACTTGGAATTGATAAAGTAGATGGAATACTTCTTGATATAGGAGTTTCATCGTATCAGTTAGATACAGCAAGCAGAGGATTTACTTATAATGTAGATACTGCTCTTGATATGAGAATGGATCAGAGACAGGAGATGACAGCAAAGGATCTTGTTAATACATATAGTGAGATGGAACTTTTCAGAATCATAAGGGATTATGGAGAGGACAGATTTGCCAAGAATATTGCTAAACACATAGTTGCGGCAAGAAAAGAAAAGCCGATAGAAACAACATTTGAACTAAATGAGATTATAAAGGCTTCTATTCCGGCAAAGGTGAGGGCGACAGGCGGTCATCCATCAAAGAGAACATACCAGGCTATAAGAATTGAACTTAACAGGGAATTAGATGTCTTAGAGAATTCAATTGATATGATGATAGACAGGCTTAATCCACAGGGGCGTTTATGTATCATAACATTCCATTCACTTGAGGACAGAATAGTTAAGGCAAGATTTAGAAACAATGAGAATCCATGTACATGTCCACCGGATTTCCCAGTATGTGTATGCGGAAAGAAATCAAAAGGAAAGGTTATAACAAGAAAACCTATAGTTCCCGGAGATGAAGAACTAAACGAGAATCAGAGGTCTAAAAGCTCTAAACTGAGGGTGTTTGAAAGAATATAA
- the ychF gene encoding redox-regulated ATPase YchF, whose translation MKLGIVGLPNVGKSTLFNSLTKAGAESANYPFCTIDPNVGVVAVPDDRLDKLAALYNSAKITPAVIEFVDIAGLVKGASKGEGLGNQFLANIREVDAIVHVVRCFEDSNIVHVDGSIDPIRDIETINLELIFSDIEVLDRRLAKQKRASYNNKDIAKECDLLERLKAFLEEGNLAKNFECQDEDEEAFLKEYNLLTAKPVIFAANVSEDDLANDGADNEYVARVREYSKKDNCEVFVICAQIEQEISELDDDEKKMFLEDLGISSSGLDKLIAASYRILGLISYLTAGETETRAWTITKGTKAPQAAGKIHSDFERGFIKAEVVYYQDLLDCGSYNGAKEKGLVRMEGKEYVVKDGDVILFRFNV comes from the coding sequence ATGAAGCTTGGTATCGTGGGTTTGCCTAATGTCGGCAAAAGTACCCTTTTTAATTCACTTACTAAGGCAGGAGCAGAGTCAGCCAACTATCCTTTCTGTACAATTGACCCTAATGTCGGTGTTGTTGCAGTTCCGGATGACAGACTTGACAAGCTTGCCGCTTTATATAATTCAGCCAAGATAACACCTGCTGTTATCGAATTCGTAGATATTGCAGGTCTTGTTAAAGGTGCATCTAAGGGTGAAGGTCTTGGAAACCAGTTCCTTGCCAACATCCGCGAGGTTGATGCTATCGTTCATGTCGTAAGATGCTTTGAGGATTCTAACATCGTTCATGTTGATGGCTCTATTGATCCTATAAGAGATATTGAAACCATTAACCTTGAACTTATATTCTCAGATATTGAAGTATTAGACAGAAGACTCGCTAAACAGAAGCGTGCTTCATATAACAATAAAGATATTGCTAAAGAATGTGACCTTCTTGAAAGACTTAAGGCATTCCTTGAGGAAGGTAATTTAGCTAAGAACTTTGAATGTCAGGATGAAGATGAAGAAGCATTTTTAAAGGAATACAACCTTCTTACAGCCAAGCCTGTAATCTTCGCAGCTAACGTATCAGAGGACGACCTTGCTAATGATGGTGCTGACAATGAATATGTTGCAAGAGTAAGAGAATACTCTAAGAAGGATAACTGTGAAGTTTTTGTTATCTGTGCGCAGATTGAACAGGAAATCTCAGAATTAGATGATGATGAGAAGAAGATGTTCCTTGAAGATCTTGGTATAAGTTCATCAGGTCTTGATAAGCTTATTGCAGCAAGCTACCGTATTCTTGGTCTTATCAGCTACTTAACAGCAGGCGAGACCGAAACCAGAGCATGGACAATCACTAAGGGAACCAAAGCTCCGCAGGCTGCCGGAAAGATTCACAGCGATTTTGAAAGAGGCTTTATTAAAGCAGAAGTTGTTTACTATCAGGATTTACTTGACTGTGGTTCATATAATGGAGCCAAAGAGAAAGGTCTTGTAAGAATGGAAGGCAAAGAATATGTCGTTAAAGATGGTGATGTAATCCTTTTCAGATTCAATGTATAA